DNA sequence from the Ovis canadensis isolate MfBH-ARS-UI-01 breed Bighorn chromosome 2, ARS-UI_OviCan_v2, whole genome shotgun sequence genome:
TCCCccggactgtagccgccagggtcctctgtccacggaattctccaggcaagaatagtggagtaggtagtcatgccctcctccaggggatcttcccaacccaggaatcgaacccttgtctccagcactgtaggtggattctttactgctgagccaccagggaaacatctTTAtcaattctttcagttcagttcagttcaattcagtcgctcagtcgtgtctgactctgcgaccccatgaatcacagcatgccaggcctccctgtccatcaccaactcccggagttcattcatattcatgtgcatcaagtcggtgatggcatccagccatctcatcttctgttgtccccttctcctcctgcccccaatccctcccagcatcagagtcttttccaatgagtcaactcttcgcatgaggtggccaaagcattggagtttcagcctcaacatcagtccttccaatgaacacccaggactggtctcctttaggatggactggttggatctccttgcagtccaagggactctcaagagtctcctccaacaccacagttcaaaagcatcagttcttctgcatttagctttctttagagtccaactctcacatccatacatgaccactggaaaaaccatagccttgactagatggacctttgttggcaaagtaacatctctgctttttaatatgctatctaggttggtcataactttccttccaaggagtaagcgtcttttaatttcatggctgcagtcaccatctgcagtgattttggagcccaaaaaaataaagtctgacactgtttccactgtttccccatctagttcccatgaagtgatgggaccgaatgccatgatcttcgttttctgaatgttgagctttaagccaactttttcactctcctctttcactttcatcaggaggctttttagttcctcactttctgccataagagtggtgtcatctgcatatctgaggttattgatcaaTTCTTTATTTGATCAAATCTGGCAGTGTGTGGCCAGATTAACAGGACAGCCTTCCTCCTGCAGGAACAATACGCAGAAAGCCCAGCTACGTGGAGGAGCCGTGAGTAAACGTACACTAGGGCTAGAAACCCTTGTGCATCATACCTCGTCTCAGCCAGCACCCAGCCTGGACGGCTCTGAGCAACTAATTATTCTCACCATGCTCCAGGCatggctccccccatccctgcttTAGGGTTGTTACCAGACATTGCTTATAACAGGGGTCCCATTCTGAGATCAGAAGAATTTTAAATGCAGGCTTTTTGACAACTCCTGGCCCCACTGACTTGAACATCTGATGTGAGCACTGGTACCCAGTACCCAGGGAAGAGATCTGGGTCCAAAGCCTGGAGATGCGGGTCTTGGCTTAGTCACACCCCTGTGTAAGACCTTGGAgaagttacttaaactctctgacCCTCAGGCTCATCATcgttctgagcctcagtcttctcataaAATGGGAAGAGCGAATACCTCCAATTCTTCTCACTTAGATACTGCATGTAAAAGTGCTTTGGGGACCATAAGATGCTTCCTAGGTGGGCAGGGTTAATGTGGGTATCATCTTCATGCCTCTCACCTCCATCCGCATCAGAAGATGCTCAGTGAGCCTGAATTGTCTTTCGGCCATTATCATTCAGTGGCAATGGATAACACTGGCCTCAGAGGGCAGTGTGTGGACACCCTTGTCACATGCTTGTCAAGCGGGCAGCACAGGCAAGAGAAGGTTAACCTGGAGAAGCTGGACCTGAGCTGTGGGCACAGAACTCCTGACACAGCAGGCCTTACAGTTATTAAAACCTGGcaggtttcttttcctttttctaacaACCATAAACACCTTTTTGGCGGGAGGCTTTGTCTGTGGGGATCAAACACCTGCATGAGGCTTAGAGAAAAATATCTGTTGATGCTCAGGGGTTCTTGCCACAAAGACAAGCACTTAGGAAGCTgggatttttttattattatttttattttttgggttttagttttGGCTCTGCACAGGCCAAGGAGACgatttctccctttcctttatCCTTCAAGCTGGCAAGGGGAATGTTTTAGgattgaagacagaaggcagaagggacCATCTCTTTTCCTCTTGGGCTGTGGACTCTGGGGTCAGAGGTTCGCGATGCTCTGAATTCCAGGCTTAGCTAGAGGGCTGAGTCCCACAGCTTCAGGGCCATGCCCTTTTTAGCTGACCCCTTCCTGAAGCATtgcccaccccctccctgcccccatcaccaactccaggctCCTTGGCCACCTAGTGAGGCTACTCTGGAGGTGGGAACCTGGAGGCTGTGACCTCTAGCAGCGGGAGCAACCCGGATCAAGCCGAGTCACAGAGGGTCATTTCACCCGGCTCCAAGTCTGTCTTCCAAGAGAGCGAACCTGGGGAGTCAGGGGGCCGAAGCTGCCCAGTACAGAGCTGGCAGCACTGTCTGCCATGGCTGGGTGGCAACACCTCTCCTGGACACTCGGGGAACCAAAGGTCAGGTCTTGCTGGCTGGAGAGATAGTGCCAGCAGGGTTTTAAGTATTCCCACCATCCTTCCACCCACAGTGAGTGACTCTGAAGGGAAACCCACTGCTTGTAAGTCCCTGGGGCTGTCAGGAGTGCCTGAACTTGCCCTGCAGTCAAAGCTGAGAGGGAGGGCAGACCCTGCTGGCGCTGCTAGGATCCTCTCtggccttggaaacaaaccagcATTCAAGCAGTCACTCTACCTTTGAACGGGCCTCCTAGGAGGCAGGAGTGGACCACCCATCCTTACAGACCCAGCTTCACCTGCCTCTAGGAGGGTCAGCAATTGACAACAAGCACCTCactcattccctgggtcaggaagatcccctggaggaggaaatggcaacccactccagtatgattgcctggaaaatcccatggacagaggaacttggcaggctatagtccacggggtcccaaagagtcagacacgcctgagcacgcacacacctcACTCGCTGCATCAACTGTCCCAGGATAAGACAGAGACCTGTTCAGGGCACAAACCCACAACTGAGCCCAAACTCCTAAGCAACTGAGTTTGGCATCGTGGAGGGCAAACAGCCACACGGCTGACTGAATTGCAGATTTTTAATTGGTTTCCTTGGCCACATCAAGAGAAAAGACCTATTTGCAAGTGAGCCTGACAAATTGCCAGAGAGAGTCCACCCAGGTATAGAGAAAACTTGACTCTGggcttaaaataaaacaaaggttaTTGAAACCAATTTtgaaatgagtattttttttaatgggtaatTTTTAATGACACCTTCAACAAGTTAATAGATgacaaattaagaaaacaatgacATGAAGTCTGGTGTTTGAGACTTAAAACTAGAGAATGGGCATGTTGATCAAACGTTCAACTCTGTTTTCAGGCCAAGCAAAGGATTTTATAGGTGGCCTTTGTTAGTGTTTAATCTTAGAAGCAAGCAGAGTTGCATATTTCAGTTGGCCTGCCTGCCCATCTGCATTAGGGCTGCTCTGGCCTCAGGCTCACGGTCTTCTGAACAAACTCAGCTTGTAGACCACTCAGCATGGGATGCTGTGACTTTAACTCGGGAAGCCCAAGCCTGAAAGGTAGATGCGGCGGGGACAGGGCTTTGGGCACAAGCCTGGGGGTCCTGGGACTTCCCTCTGAGGTCCTGTCTTGGTTCTCTGACCCCAGTCTTGCCTGCTTTTCAGTCCTagattctcaaagtgtggtccgtgGACCAGCAGTACAGCACTGTCTTGGAGCTTGTTGGAAATTCAGAATCATGGATTTCCTTCCTGTAGGatcagaatcttcattttaacaGGATCAGAATCCTCCCATTAGAGTTGGAGAGTCTCTGCTTTGAGAGTTTCTCTACCTGCCACCTGAAGAGGCCTGCCCGATGACAGGGCCCTGTGGGGGGACCCCCCTCACCCACGGCCTCTCTCCCCAAAGCTCTGCTGTCGCTGGTAAAGGCTGAGTTCACCACTTACTAGTCATATAATTCTGGGCAGGTCGTCTGACTCctatgagcctcagtttactcatctgtataatggagaCAATAATAGCGATTGCACAGATCTGCTCTAGGATTCAAAGGGACCACAGTGTAAGGGCTGGACTCTCGCCGATTTTGTTTCTCCCGCTGCCCCACCCTACACGTTCTGTTGACGGCCTGCCGACATCTCTTGGGAACTGACATTTTTAGGAGCCACAGAACAAAACTGCCTTTGGAAGACATCAtatagtgcagtggttaagaagaGCCAAACGACACAGTTCTGCCCGCCTTCTCGTGAGCTGAGCACCACACTGATGGAGTCTGCCATGGGCATGGGCAGAAAAAGAGTTGAGCTGCTGGTCCCAGCTCCCAATGCACGCCCAGTGCTCACACTtactccacctgggtgccctctCATCccgtgtgtcagttgctcagtcgtgtcagactctttgcaaccctgtggactgtagcccaccaggctcctctgtccatgggcttctccaggcaagaatactggagtgggttgccgttcccttctccgggggatctttccgacccagagatctaatccaggtctcctgcattgcatgcaggcggatttttacattctgagccaccagagaagccttggtTTCTTGGCCATTTCTAGTCTCCGAGGCTCAGCCCAAAGGCTTCAGCCCCACCAGGCCTGATCAGCCATGTCACCCCAGGCATCTCCCTATTCACCCCTCAATGTGCACTGCTGGGCTGAGCCCAAGCTACACAGCCCCACTGCCCAGCACAGCGCCGTGGGGAGAGTGGCTGCCGAATAAAGGATCACAAGGGCGGATGGCAGGATGACAGGGTTTCAGACAGGAGGAGGCACAGTCACAGTCCAGGAAGGAGTACAAGAGACTCTTCTGCCAGACCCGACTTCACCTGGCTCTAGGAGGATCAGCAACTGACAGCAAGCACCTCACTCGCTCCTTGGACCGCTCAGCTCTTGGACCATTCAGTGTGGAATGCTGTGGCTTCGGGGTGGCATCAGGAAGGCTGGGGACACCTTCAGAACACGGGCTCACGCTCTCTGTAAGTACTGTGGTTGGGGGCTGATGGACACACGGACCACATGGACCTACATAATAATGAGGCCCACCCTTGTCTGAATAGGAAGATGTGAAATTAGCaggggaagacagagacagagaaaggcttGGACAGCCACTTACTTACCAGCTCCTTCCTGAGCCAGGCTATAGCTTCGTCGATGCTCTCAAAGCCCTCCAGCTTGCCAGTGGGCGGTGGCCCGTCCGGGTTCGCCCTCCCATTAGGTGGGGGATGCGGCCTGAGTGCCCTCGTTCTCAGGAGCGAGGGTTCCTCCTCCGCAGAGCCCCGCGGCTCGGCCGCCGGCCTTGGGAAGGACCACGTCTGCTCCTCCAGCCTGGCCTGCCACTCCAGGTAGGAAGGCCTGCGGGtctccagcctcagtttctccgtGAGGGCCTTCAGGCTCCGGAGGTGGTCATCTGGAGGTGGGGTTGTTCCTGCCGGCCCTTCTTCCCCACCAGCCACTTCTTCTACTTGGATCTGGGGCACAGACATTCTAGAACCTGCCCGGACAGCCAGACATGAGAGGTGGTGGAAGGTGCCGTGGGATTCTTGGTGGGCAGCAAGATCGGGTCCTGCTCTGGAAGGGTCTCATCCAGCGGGGGCCGAGGCTCCCAAGGGCATCGCTAGGAAGGGCACGGCTCCTGGAGTCTAGAGGGGGCAGAGGGGACCCGCACAGTGTCCACTGGAGCAGCTGCCGACGTTCAGGGCTTAAGAGGCTTCCTGGAGTGCTGTGGGCGCCATGCTTTGCAAGAGGCAGGAACAGACAAGCATTAGCAGGAATCTTTGGGGGTTGCTTTGCCAAGAAGATCTATCAGTGCTGGAGGGGCAGGCAGATCAGACTCCAGTGGGGATGCAGGATGGACCCGGTCCCCTTCGCAGGAAGGGCAGGCGGCGGGAGGCTGCTGACTGGTGTGGGACCTGCAGGAAGGATTGGAATGATGTCAGTGCTGACCCCTCCCTTGGACGCAGTCTCAGGAGGGGAcgcggaggctcagagaggcttagTACCTGAAGTCGATGCAGTAAAGTTGGACTTTGTACAGTGTCTTACCATTTAGGAAATGGTTCCACccctattatctcatttaatcctccctgTAAGTCTATAATTACTTATTTTTGTCTCCATGTTATGCATGAGGAGTCAGAGTCTCCAGAGGTTACATGGCTCACCCAAGAGCTCCCAGTGATTAGTAAGGACGCAGGCTCAGGTCTCTTTGAGCTAAGGCTGCCAGCGGGAGGGAAAGGGTAGTCCCCAGGCAGACTCAGGTGAGCCTTGGGTCCAGAGACCCCTGACTCCGCCCCACCCTGCCCACTACAGCCCCTTCCTAGGCTCCGGTTCCTCAGGGCGAGTCCTACTGCACACCCTCAGCTTCTTTCTCCAAGGACAACACCTTACCTCACCTCAGCAGAGCAGGAAGCAAGAAACCTGCAGAGAAAGAGCAGGCTGCACTCAGGTGGATTGTTAAATGGAGCGAGGCCATGACTCACCTTCTGCAAAGATGGTTCTCACGTTCACCTAATATGCCCACACAGCAGCACCTCCCGGGCTGGGGCTGCAGTTCTCTGATCTGACTCGGCCTTCCCACCCCCGTGGAGGAGGTGAGAGCCAGGCCCTTGTCCCATCACAGGCAGGCAGGGAAGTAACTGAGCCAGAATCAGGCCCTGGGCTCCCAGCCTCCGTGTCCCACAGGGTCTAGGCAGGTGGAGGTGGGCCATCAGAGTGGGAGAGCTTTCATTTGGGCAGAGAAGAAGAGTCCTTGGTTTTCAGGGTGAGTTTTGAAAATTTGTGTGAGGGCATGAGGTTGGGCAAAAGACTGAACGGGGAACAACGTCCAAGATAAAGCTTACATGGGGgacaaaaaaacaacaagaagacATCTGCAGCCCGGAGGGGACA
Encoded proteins:
- the FAM167A gene encoding protein FAM167A encodes the protein MSVPQIQVEEVAGGEEGPAGTTPPPDDHLRSLKALTEKLRLETRRPSYLEWQARLEEQTWSFPRPAAEPRGSAEEEPSLLRTRALRPHPPPNGRANPDGPPPTGKLEGFESIDEAIAWLRKELMEMRLQDQQLARQLMRLRSDIHQLKVEQTCDLHRRMLNDATYELEERDELSDLFCDAPLASSFSLSAPLKLIGVTKMNINSRRFSLC